One segment of Streptomyces sp. NBC_01454 DNA contains the following:
- a CDS encoding TerD family protein: MGVSLSKGGNVSLSKEAPGLTAVLVGLGWDVRTTTGVDYDLDASAILVGDSGKVASDQHFVFYNNLKSPDGSVEHTGDNLTGEGEGDDEVVKVDLATVPADITKIVFPVSIHDAESRGHSFGQVRGAYIRVVNQAGGAEIARYDLSEDAATETAMVFGELYRNGAEWKFRAVGQGYASGLSGIASDFGVGV; the protein is encoded by the coding sequence ATGGGTGTGAGCCTGTCCAAGGGCGGCAATGTCTCGCTGAGCAAGGAGGCCCCGGGCCTGACGGCCGTCCTGGTCGGCCTGGGCTGGGATGTGCGCACGACAACGGGAGTCGACTACGACCTCGACGCCAGCGCCATCCTCGTGGGCGACTCCGGGAAGGTCGCCTCCGACCAGCACTTCGTCTTCTACAACAACCTCAAGAGCCCGGACGGGTCCGTCGAGCACACCGGCGACAACCTCACGGGTGAGGGTGAGGGTGACGATGAGGTCGTCAAGGTCGACCTCGCCACCGTGCCCGCCGACATCACGAAAATCGTCTTCCCGGTCTCGATCCACGACGCCGAAAGCCGCGGCCACAGCTTCGGCCAGGTCCGCGGCGCCTACATCCGCGTCGTCAACCAGGCCGGCGGCGCCGAGATCGCCCGCTACGACCTCTCCGAGGACGCCGCCACCGAGACCGCGATGGTCTTCGGCGAGCTCTACCGCAACGGCGCCGAGTGGAAGTTCCGCGCGGTCGGCCAGGGCTACGCCTCCGGCCTCTCCGGGATTGCCTCCGACTTCGGCGTCGGCGTCTGA
- a CDS encoding IS3 family transposase (programmed frameshift), with the protein MGTSKYSPEFRADAVALYHSSPGGTYASVAKDLGVNHETLRTWVRDAEQAARPGAVEATAMEKENRQLRARVKELELEREILRRAAKYFGGGDQLVSSRFQFVEDHRGAFGVKRLCRVLAVSRSGFYRWLAGASARASRARADAELAERINRIHQESDGTYGVPRVTAELKEAGKPVNHKRVERVMRKFHIVGLHLRKKVRTTIPEPSATPVPDLLQRDFAAPVPNTKYVGDITYLPIGNGQFLYLATVLDLCSKRLTGWSIADHMRTSLVTDALRAAARARGGDGLRGAIFHSDNGAQYVSKEFAQVCSELGVTRSRGTVGTSADNAAAESLNATMKRETLQGRKRWNGASEARLAVFRWATRYNTRRRHSRLGQISPITYEQRSTTLATAA; encoded by the exons TTGGGGACGTCGAAGTACTCGCCTGAGTTCCGGGCCGATGCCGTCGCGCTGTATCACTCGAGCCCGGGTGGGACGTACGCGTCGGTGGCCAAGGACCTGGGCGTCAACCACGAGACGCTCCGCACGTGGGTGCGGGATGCCGAGCAGGCCGCCCGGCCCGGGGCGGTGGAGGCCACCGCGATGGAGAAGGAGAACCGGCAGCTGAGGGCGCGGGTGAAGGAACTCGAGCTCGAGCGGGAGATCCTGCGGAGGGCCGCGAAGTATTTTG GCGGCGGAGACCAGTTGGTGAGCAGCCGCTTCCAGTTCGTCGAGGATCACCGTGGCGCCTTCGGCGTCAAGCGGCTGTGCCGGGTACTCGCGGTCTCGCGTTCCGGCTTCTACCGGTGGCTGGCCGGCGCATCCGCGCGGGCCAGCCGGGCGAGGGCGGATGCCGAGCTCGCCGAGCGCATCAACCGGATCCATCAGGAATCGGACGGCACCTATGGGGTTCCGCGCGTCACCGCCGAGCTGAAGGAGGCCGGGAAGCCGGTCAATCACAAGCGGGTCGAGCGCGTCATGCGCAAGTTCCACATCGTCGGGCTGCACCTGCGCAAGAAGGTCCGCACCACCATTCCCGAGCCGTCGGCGACACCGGTGCCGGACCTGCTCCAGCGGGACTTTGCTGCCCCGGTGCCGAACACCAAGTACGTGGGCGACATCACCTATCTCCCGATCGGCAACGGCCAATTCCTTTATCTGGCAACGGTGTTGGACCTGTGCTCGAAACGCCTGACGGGCTGGTCGATCGCCGACCACATGCGGACCTCGCTGGTCACCGACGCGCTCAGGGCCGCAGCGAGGGCCCGCGGCGGGGACGGCCTGCGCGGGGCGATATTTCACAGCGACAACGGGGCGCAATATGTGTCGAAGGAGTTCGCCCAGGTCTGCTCGGAGCTGGGCGTGACCAGATCGCGAGGCACGGTCGGCACAAGTGCGGACAACGCCGCCGCGGAGAGTCTGAACGCGACCATGAAGCGCGAAACGCTCCAGGGCCGCAAGCGGTGGAACGGGGCCAGTGAGGCCCGCCTCGCGGTCTTCCGCTGGGCGACCCGCTACAACACCCGCCGACGGCACTCCCGCCTCGGCCAGATCAGCCCGATCACCTACGAACAGCGATCAACTACGCTGGCCACCGCCGCATGA
- a CDS encoding phosphotransferase enzyme family protein: MSPTKPLPAALKRWAEQRIGPVVSVRDASHSWDRSRVWDLEGGSRVHRYLKVSPSVKFFTRESRAYRHIVPALRHTRAPHLIDSRAQDLALLLTAVPGAPAKELGLDAVEWRTVHQQAGALCARLHEAGLDRGDRAEAEASLSAAADGAEKYLARAGDRLNQDEQQLIRDHAARLRRAGPVPAGYIHGDNQPRNWLWSKHGLALVDFERSRPAARVQDFVILATTQWADHSDREKAFLRSYGRELSDAERHALRCLTALDAVNCLAWGPDNGDAEVTARGRRTLDRLMKEDRP; encoded by the coding sequence ATGAGCCCGACGAAGCCGCTGCCCGCGGCCCTGAAGCGTTGGGCGGAACAACGGATCGGCCCCGTCGTGTCCGTCCGCGACGCCTCGCACAGCTGGGACCGCTCCCGGGTGTGGGACCTGGAGGGCGGGAGCAGGGTTCACCGCTACCTGAAGGTCTCGCCCTCGGTGAAGTTCTTCACCCGCGAGAGCCGGGCATACCGTCACATCGTCCCCGCCCTCAGACACACCCGGGCGCCCCACCTCATCGACAGCCGCGCCCAGGACCTGGCCCTGCTGCTCACCGCGGTCCCCGGCGCCCCGGCGAAAGAACTCGGCTTGGACGCCGTCGAGTGGCGGACCGTGCACCAGCAGGCCGGAGCACTCTGCGCCCGGCTCCACGAGGCGGGACTCGACCGCGGCGACCGGGCGGAGGCCGAAGCCTCTTTGTCCGCCGCCGCTGACGGAGCGGAGAAGTACCTGGCTCGCGCCGGGGACCGGCTCAACCAGGACGAGCAGCAGCTGATCCGCGACCACGCTGCCCGTCTTCGCCGCGCTGGCCCGGTGCCCGCCGGCTACATCCACGGCGACAACCAGCCGAGGAACTGGCTGTGGTCCAAGCACGGGCTCGCCCTCGTCGACTTCGAACGGTCCCGGCCGGCCGCCCGCGTCCAGGACTTCGTCATCCTCGCCACCACCCAGTGGGCCGACCATTCGGACCGCGAGAAGGCGTTCCTCCGGTCCTACGGGCGGGAGCTGTCCGACGCCGAGCGGCACGCGCTGCGCTGCCTGACCGCGCTGGACGCGGTCAACTGCCTGGCCTGGGGCCCGGACAACGGCGATGCCGAGGTCACCGCCCGGGGCCGGCGGACCCTGGACCGGCTCATGAAGGAGGACCGGCCGTGA
- a CDS encoding M56 family metallopeptidase gives MGVFVFLPLVLPLTAWPIARLAEHHLHPRTATWLLTGVAAVLAVCSTLCLALLMVVGTAQLPGNPLPDGWSDPEVREAVPYDEVAGKAAIPALLAVIAACTSAAWRHHRVRRRSGRALSGLPATAVAVLPDDVPYAYALPGGRRDRVVVSTGMLAALTSRERRALFAHERAHLAGRHHRFLLAVQLAARANPFLRPLRSAVTYTAERWADEDAAATVGSRRMVAVAIGRAALISRGTPLSTLAGIAAAGPVPRRVAALLGPAPAGRNWPPAFTAVGLAVWGAAAGTTASALSSANSAVTLYFILHAATPL, from the coding sequence ATGGGGGTCTTCGTCTTCCTGCCACTGGTACTGCCCTTAACGGCATGGCCGATCGCGCGCCTGGCCGAGCACCATCTTCACCCGCGGACCGCGACCTGGCTGCTGACGGGTGTCGCGGCCGTGCTCGCGGTGTGCAGCACCCTGTGCCTTGCCCTGCTGATGGTCGTGGGCACGGCGCAGCTGCCGGGTAATCCGCTGCCGGACGGCTGGTCGGACCCCGAGGTGCGCGAAGCGGTGCCGTACGACGAAGTGGCGGGCAAGGCCGCCATCCCCGCCCTGTTGGCGGTGATCGCCGCGTGCACCTCCGCCGCGTGGCGTCATCACCGGGTGCGCCGACGCAGCGGCCGCGCCCTTTCCGGGCTGCCCGCCACCGCGGTGGCCGTTCTGCCCGACGATGTGCCCTACGCGTACGCGCTGCCGGGCGGGCGCCGCGACCGTGTCGTGGTGAGCACCGGCATGCTCGCCGCCCTGACCTCGCGTGAGCGCCGGGCCCTGTTCGCGCACGAGCGCGCCCACCTGGCCGGCCGCCACCACCGATTCCTCCTCGCAGTCCAGCTCGCCGCCCGCGCCAACCCCTTCCTTCGACCCTTGCGTTCCGCCGTCACTTACACCGCCGAACGCTGGGCGGACGAAGACGCCGCCGCTACCGTCGGCAGCCGGCGCATGGTGGCCGTGGCCATCGGGAGAGCAGCGTTGATCAGCCGCGGCACGCCTCTGTCCACCCTGGCCGGAATCGCTGCCGCCGGTCCGGTGCCGCGCCGCGTCGCCGCCCTGCTGGGTCCAGCGCCCGCGGGCCGCAACTGGCCTCCGGCCTTCACCGCGGTCGGCCTTGCCGTGTGGGGCGCGGCGGCGGGCACCACCGCCTCCGCCCTGTCCTCGGCGAACTCGGCCGTCACCCTGTACTTCATCCTGCACGCGGCCACCCCCCTGTAG
- a CDS encoding twin-arginine translocase TatA/TatE family subunit: MFGISEIAIICIIVILILGAKKLPELARSMGKSARILKSEARAMKSESGAQAPPAGGAAKRVIEVAPGDVISPQSSGQNSTGAPRH, encoded by the coding sequence ATGTTCGGTATCAGTGAGATAGCGATCATCTGCATCATCGTCATCCTGATCCTGGGAGCGAAGAAGCTTCCCGAACTTGCCCGCTCCATGGGCAAGTCGGCCCGCATCCTCAAGAGCGAGGCCCGCGCGATGAAGAGTGAGAGCGGCGCGCAGGCACCACCTGCCGGCGGGGCCGCCAAACGGGTCATCGAAGTGGCACCCGGCGACGTGATCAGCCCCCAGTCCAGCGGTCAGAACAGCACTGGCGCCCCACGGCACTGA
- a CDS encoding BlaI/MecI/CopY family transcriptional regulator — translation MTDQNTGGAGHPPRRGQGALEAEVLAALCQAPGPVTAGWVQERLGGSLAYTTVMTILTRLHIKGAVARERAGRSFEWTPVADESGLAALRMRRVLDGEADREAVLASFVTALSPRDERLLRDLLAQAPREGED, via the coding sequence ATGACGGACCAGAACACGGGCGGCGCCGGGCATCCCCCCCGGCGCGGCCAGGGCGCGCTGGAAGCCGAGGTACTCGCGGCGCTGTGCCAGGCGCCGGGTCCTGTCACCGCGGGCTGGGTGCAGGAGCGGCTCGGCGGCAGCCTCGCCTACACGACGGTGATGACCATCCTGACCCGGCTCCACATCAAGGGGGCGGTCGCCCGGGAGCGGGCGGGGCGATCCTTCGAGTGGACGCCGGTCGCCGACGAGTCCGGGCTGGCCGCGCTGCGGATGCGCAGGGTTCTGGACGGCGAGGCGGACCGGGAGGCGGTTCTGGCGAGTTTCGTCACCGCCCTGTCGCCCCGGGACGAGCGGCTGCTGCGGGATCTGCTGGCGCAAGCCCCCCGAGAAGGGGAAGACTGA
- a CDS encoding GlsB/YeaQ/YmgE family stress response membrane protein has protein sequence MGIISWITLGLLAGAIAKLLLPGRDPGGLIGTMAIGIAGAFLGGWLSEIFFDKTVETHFFDLTTWCAAIGGALVLLMGYRILFGHSRD, from the coding sequence ATGGGCATTATCAGCTGGATCACTCTCGGACTTCTGGCCGGAGCGATCGCCAAACTCCTCCTCCCCGGACGCGACCCCGGCGGCCTCATAGGCACCATGGCTATCGGGATCGCGGGCGCCTTCCTCGGCGGCTGGCTTTCCGAGATCTTCTTCGACAAGACCGTGGAGACCCACTTCTTCGACCTCACCACCTGGTGCGCGGCCATCGGCGGCGCCCTGGTGCTGCTGATGGGCTACCGCATCCTGTTCGGCCACTCCCGGGACTGA
- a CDS encoding NUDIX domain-containing protein, whose product MSAVHRSIGNVMVLLQRPGDGRVLTVRHQATSWPSPGMLTVVGGRLEDSEFLDEGAVRELAEEVGIHISPDRLRFCQLLHFHAADGERVIGAAFTVREWEGTPYNREPGTHTELEWVDPAAPPPDCHPFTHAVLTHFSTGQLYANVIAPELLGGEAG is encoded by the coding sequence GTGAGCGCCGTACACCGGAGCATCGGGAACGTCATGGTCCTGCTCCAGCGTCCCGGCGACGGCCGGGTCCTGACCGTCCGGCACCAGGCGACGTCGTGGCCCTCCCCCGGGATGCTCACGGTCGTCGGAGGGCGCCTTGAGGACAGCGAGTTCCTCGACGAGGGAGCCGTGCGCGAGCTCGCCGAGGAAGTCGGCATCCACATCAGCCCGGACCGCCTGCGGTTCTGCCAGCTGCTCCACTTCCACGCGGCGGACGGTGAGCGGGTGATCGGCGCCGCCTTCACGGTGCGGGAGTGGGAGGGCACCCCGTACAACCGCGAGCCGGGCACGCACACCGAGCTGGAGTGGGTCGACCCCGCCGCCCCGCCGCCCGACTGCCACCCCTTCACCCACGCGGTCCTCACCCACTTCTCCACCGGCCAGCTCTACGCCAACGTGATCGCCCCGGAACTGCTGGGCGGTGAGGCCGGGTGA
- a CDS encoding MFS transporter, producing MTTSTQTAKAAKVASSDLRRLVGSECASLSGSAVSTVAIPTLAVLELHASTTQIAVLAFLGQLPNAVVALPAGAFSDRHAKRPQMIVTDLTAAGALATIPAAAFAGVLGIGQLYAVAVVLGVAKIVHDAAAISYLPVLVEPHLLQRANSRLGAASSVADSAGSNAGAAMVGAVGAARSVLADVLSYLVSALLVWRIRTPEPVAVPPEGRRSLARDIGEGLRYVVGQPTIRTVIAALSALSFGLAIMNTYRAYYLLVPA from the coding sequence GTGACGACCTCCACCCAGACGGCCAAGGCCGCGAAGGTCGCCTCCTCGGATCTGCGCCGTCTTGTCGGCAGCGAGTGCGCGAGCCTGTCCGGGTCGGCGGTCAGCACCGTCGCCATCCCCACCCTGGCCGTGCTGGAGCTCCACGCCTCCACCACCCAGATCGCGGTGCTCGCCTTCCTCGGCCAGCTTCCGAACGCCGTCGTGGCGCTCCCGGCCGGCGCGTTCTCGGACCGGCACGCCAAGCGCCCCCAGATGATCGTCACAGACCTCACTGCGGCCGGAGCCCTCGCGACCATCCCAGCCGCCGCCTTCGCCGGGGTGCTCGGCATCGGCCAGCTGTACGCGGTCGCCGTCGTCCTCGGTGTCGCCAAGATCGTGCACGACGCGGCGGCCATCAGCTACCTGCCTGTCCTCGTCGAACCTCACCTGCTGCAACGCGCGAACTCGAGGCTTGGCGCGGCCTCGTCGGTGGCCGACAGCGCGGGCAGCAACGCGGGCGCCGCGATGGTCGGGGCCGTCGGCGCTGCCCGCTCGGTTCTCGCCGACGTCCTGTCCTACCTCGTCTCCGCCCTTCTCGTTTGGCGCATCCGCACCCCCGAGCCGGTCGCCGTGCCGCCCGAGGGCCGCCGCAGCCTCGCGCGGGACATCGGCGAGGGCCTGCGCTACGTGGTTGGGCAGCCCACGATCCGCACGGTGATCGCCGCGCTGTCCGCTCTCAGCTTCGGCCTGGCGATCATGAACACGTACCGGGCGTACTACCTGCTTGTTCCCGCTTAG
- a CDS encoding BlaI/MecI/CopY family transcriptional regulator — MDDDRDVLASAARVRRGKGELKASVLAALGQAPGPVSAGWVRQHVDPALAHTTVATTLTRLEAASAVVRCRLGGTVVWSAVTDGAGLAAWRMRRVLEGESDRRAVLRCFVARLSPDEERWLRTRFTREEGARPGGRPAPHHG, encoded by the coding sequence GTGGATGACGACCGAGATGTCCTGGCATCGGCTGCGCGTGTCCGCCGGGGCAAGGGTGAGCTGAAGGCGAGCGTCCTGGCTGCTCTCGGGCAGGCCCCGGGCCCGGTCTCCGCAGGCTGGGTGCGCCAGCACGTCGACCCGGCTCTCGCCCACACCACTGTGGCGACCACGCTGACCCGACTGGAGGCGGCGAGCGCCGTGGTCCGTTGCCGTCTGGGCGGCACCGTGGTGTGGAGTGCCGTGACCGACGGGGCAGGACTGGCGGCCTGGCGGATGCGCCGGGTTCTTGAGGGTGAGAGCGACCGGCGGGCCGTGCTGCGATGTTTCGTCGCACGGCTGTCCCCGGACGAGGAGCGGTGGTTGCGCACTCGCTTCACCAGGGAGGAGGGGGCACGCCCCGGAGGCCGGCCAGCGCCGCACCATGGGTGA
- a CDS encoding TniQ family protein encodes MTTWTPDRIPLWVAPVEGEALDSWLEAYARRLAVTGGEFTRFIGLSCTDLKLMVRRLTPVERDVLSRHTGLASTALDTMTLDRFDGPIVAIQPDDRALNRPPAWRYYGSRSRFCPACLADDGGRWQLSWRLPWSFACIRHELGRFPLSVDTLIIGS; translated from the coding sequence ATGACCACGTGGACCCCAGACCGCATCCCCCTCTGGGTTGCCCCCGTCGAGGGCGAGGCCCTGGACAGCTGGCTGGAGGCCTACGCTCGCCGATTGGCCGTCACCGGTGGGGAATTCACTCGATTCATCGGCTTGTCCTGCACAGATCTGAAGCTAATGGTTCGGCGGCTTACCCCCGTCGAACGGGATGTCCTCTCCCGCCACACTGGCCTGGCCTCCACGGCCTTGGACACGATGACGCTCGATCGCTTCGATGGGCCCATCGTGGCCATCCAGCCCGACGACCGCGCTCTGAACCGTCCCCCGGCCTGGCGGTATTACGGCTCGCGCAGTCGGTTCTGCCCCGCCTGCCTGGCAGACGACGGCGGGCGGTGGCAGCTGTCGTGGCGGCTGCCGTGGTCGTTCGCCTGTATCCGCCACGAACTCGGGCGTTTCCCCTTGAGCGTGGACACCCTGATCATTGGATCGTGA
- a CDS encoding IS630 family transposase (programmed frameshift), with product MRYADGGGLSPGGRRRRESVRMRAVELFEQKIKPPDVARRLRVSRKSAYEWHRLWRDGGAKALASRGPSGSRCRLSPRCLEKLAACLDEGPAAHGWVEDQVWTAARVATLIGRKFHVSYSVSGATRLMHRLGFSPQVPARRVAERDEQAVTTWKEATWREVKGHGRPGGGYICFEDEAGFTRRPPRGRTWGRRGHTPVVTVSGRRSGRLSVAGLIAMRPGSRTRLCHRLRTHPAGGGTRRSMGERDFIALVDGVHQLVRAPIVLVWDRLNTHVSHRMRDLVAERAWLTVFLLPAYSPDLNPVEWVWAHVKRSLANLAVMALDRLETLVRNRLKRLQYRPHILDGFIAGTGLALDSPTPP from the exons ATGAGGTATGCAGATGGGGGTGGGCTGAGTCCTGGGGGGCGTCGGCGCCGGGAGTCGGTTCGGATGCGGGCGGTCGAGCTGTTCGAGCAGAAGATCAAGCCGCCGGATGTCGCCCGGCGGCTGCGGGTGAGTCGGAAGTCGGCTTATGAATGGCACCGGCTGTGGCGGGACGGCGGGGCCAAGGCTCTGGCCTCACGTGGACCGAGTGGATCACGGTGTCGGTTGTCGCCACGCTGCCTGGAAAAGCTGGCCGCGTGCCTCGATGAGGGACCTGCCGCGCACGGCTGGGTGGAAGACCAGGTGTGGACCGCGGCGAGGGTGGCCACACTGATCGGCAGGAAGTTCCACGTCTCCTACAGCGTGTCCGGGGCCACGAGGCTGATGCACCGCCTCGGCTTTTCCCCGCAGGTCCCCGCACGACGGGTCGCCGAGCGCGACGAGCAGGCCGTGACGACCTGGAAGGAGGCGACCTGGCGGGAGGTAAAAGGGCACGGGCGGCCTG GCGGGGGTTACATCTGCTTCGAGGACGAAGCCGGCTTCACCCGACGGCCGCCCCGCGGACGGACTTGGGGCCGCCGCGGCCACACCCCGGTCGTGACGGTCAGCGGACGCCGCTCCGGACGGCTCTCCGTGGCCGGGCTGATCGCGATGCGGCCCGGCTCCCGGACCCGACTGTGCCACCGCCTGCGGACCCACCCCGCCGGCGGTGGCACGCGCCGCAGCATGGGCGAGCGGGACTTCATCGCGCTCGTCGACGGAGTTCATCAGCTGGTCAGAGCGCCGATCGTACTGGTGTGGGACCGGTTGAACACCCATGTCTCCCACAGGATGCGCGACCTCGTCGCCGAGCGAGCATGGCTGACGGTGTTCCTGCTCCCCGCCTACTCGCCGGACCTCAACCCCGTCGAATGGGTGTGGGCACACGTCAAACGCAGCCTCGCCAACCTCGCCGTCATGGCCCTCGACCGGCTCGAAACCCTCGTCCGCAACCGACTCAAACGCCTCCAGTACCGCCCTCACATCCTCGACGGCTTCATAGCCGGCACCGGCCTCGCCCTCGACAGCCCAACGCCACCCTGA
- a CDS encoding TerD family protein, with protein sequence MGINLSKGQQISLEKSGGGALSVVRMGLGWQAAPRKGFLARMTAKEIDLDASAVLFAGQEPVDVVFFQQLVSKDGSVRHAGDNVVGGAGQGGDDESILVDLGRVPVHVDQIVFTVNSFTGQTFAEVENAFCRLIDESNGQELARYTLSGGGKYTAQVMAKVHRSGAGWNMSAIGEPADGRTFKDLLPAIGSHL encoded by the coding sequence GTGGGAATCAATCTCAGCAAGGGCCAGCAGATCAGCCTGGAGAAGTCAGGCGGCGGCGCCCTGAGCGTGGTCAGGATGGGGCTGGGATGGCAGGCCGCCCCGCGCAAGGGCTTCCTCGCACGCATGACCGCGAAGGAGATCGACCTGGATGCCTCGGCGGTCCTCTTCGCCGGCCAGGAGCCGGTGGATGTGGTCTTCTTCCAGCAGCTGGTCAGCAAGGACGGATCGGTGCGGCACGCCGGCGACAATGTCGTCGGAGGCGCCGGCCAGGGCGGGGACGACGAGTCCATCCTCGTGGACTTGGGGCGGGTACCGGTGCACGTCGACCAGATCGTCTTCACCGTCAACTCCTTCACCGGACAGACCTTCGCCGAGGTGGAGAACGCCTTCTGCCGCCTCATCGACGAGAGCAACGGGCAGGAGCTGGCCCGCTACACCCTCTCCGGCGGCGGCAAGTACACCGCGCAGGTCATGGCCAAGGTCCACCGCTCCGGAGCGGGCTGGAACATGTCCGCGATCGGGGAGCCGGCTGACGGCCGGACCTTCAAGGACCTCCTGCCCGCCATCGGCTCCCACCTCTGA
- a CDS encoding site-specific integrase — protein MTTLHRPTGLAAAFSRSVFRGEDVCAAAGLPVHGAGPHPHFDDAIWDFTGVIGLPRYLARHARILSFTEILNPQWRELAKEFIFARLAPDHRAVRELAHAYRTPVQIATVHGRLTVLTGWLNWLTEQGVDDLGEVSQQHCAAYLELRKKVRDKHGVVIRDSSPGYRMDVVAVIQELGYYKELFSADGYVSGFRPWGRRTAYSVAGMVRRTGNTTPPLSNDVFQPLVAAALYVVEVLAPHVMELQQQLQEMVPNRPGRNNRERPDWRVEVAQAIDRHIQEADPFDVALDHVVVERLADGWDPDDPLLRVNLISLAHETGRRAFHYTWLPTLRGRLEKAVREVGLSKRWGRTAALVERADGRGSVPWTLPMNTTEARLQLSRARTACLIALAALTGMRKSELAELTRDCRLPPEQLGEGRVRYRLKGKVIKGRKLGGEHDQWVAIKQAYDTADVAASLADPVKNAGHLFKSLSFFTPYEWFLTWVNGPEGRRLGLAPIPEVPVSLRMLRRTLAVEMAHRPGGLLAAKIHLKHISVVTTEGYADRPGGAQSVLMAEFGQEEREHKMRVALDAFHDYQNGIRPAGPGASDLLDFFAFVDEQLDSPGAPNIKRSDQEVTNLLAKRAKALHLGPANYCWFLDPSKALCLKLAGTHARGATEPLIGMCDSARCPQATHHAGHRPVWAASAESKKVFIATIGRAQRTEKARLGTELARDERVLAEIDALSGTGV, from the coding sequence ATGACCACCCTGCACCGGCCCACCGGCCTCGCGGCTGCCTTTTCTCGTTCCGTCTTTCGAGGTGAGGACGTGTGCGCTGCGGCCGGTCTGCCGGTCCACGGTGCGGGCCCGCATCCGCACTTCGACGACGCAATCTGGGACTTCACCGGTGTCATCGGGCTGCCGCGGTACCTTGCGCGGCACGCGCGGATCTTGTCCTTCACCGAGATCCTCAATCCCCAGTGGAGGGAACTCGCGAAGGAGTTCATCTTCGCCCGGCTCGCACCGGACCACCGCGCGGTGCGGGAGCTTGCTCACGCCTACCGAACACCTGTACAGATAGCCACGGTGCACGGGCGGCTGACCGTGCTGACCGGCTGGCTGAACTGGCTCACCGAACAGGGCGTGGACGATCTCGGGGAGGTATCCCAGCAGCACTGTGCTGCCTACCTGGAACTTCGCAAGAAGGTACGGGACAAGCACGGCGTGGTGATCCGCGACAGCAGCCCCGGCTACCGCATGGACGTAGTGGCGGTCATCCAGGAGCTGGGCTACTACAAGGAATTGTTCTCAGCCGACGGCTACGTGTCGGGTTTCCGTCCGTGGGGGCGACGCACGGCGTACTCCGTCGCCGGGATGGTCCGTCGGACGGGCAACACGACACCGCCGCTGAGCAACGACGTCTTCCAACCGCTCGTCGCGGCGGCCCTGTACGTGGTGGAGGTGCTGGCGCCGCACGTCATGGAGCTGCAGCAGCAGTTGCAGGAGATGGTGCCGAACCGGCCGGGCCGCAACAACCGTGAGCGTCCGGACTGGAGGGTCGAGGTCGCGCAGGCCATCGACCGTCACATACAGGAGGCTGATCCGTTCGATGTCGCCCTCGATCACGTCGTAGTCGAGCGGCTGGCGGACGGATGGGATCCGGACGATCCGCTGCTACGGGTGAACCTGATTTCCCTCGCCCACGAGACCGGACGGCGCGCCTTCCACTACACGTGGCTGCCCACGCTGCGCGGGCGCCTGGAGAAGGCCGTCAGAGAAGTCGGTCTGTCCAAACGCTGGGGCCGGACGGCCGCCCTGGTCGAACGCGCGGACGGACGGGGCAGTGTCCCCTGGACCCTGCCGATGAACACCACCGAGGCCCGACTGCAGCTCTCCCGGGCCCGCACAGCCTGCCTCATCGCGCTCGCCGCACTGACTGGAATGCGGAAGAGTGAACTGGCTGAGCTGACCCGCGATTGCCGCCTGCCTCCCGAACAGCTCGGCGAAGGGCGCGTCCGCTACCGCCTGAAGGGCAAGGTCATCAAGGGCCGGAAGCTGGGTGGTGAACACGATCAGTGGGTGGCCATCAAGCAGGCGTACGACACTGCCGACGTAGCCGCCTCGCTCGCTGACCCGGTGAAGAACGCCGGTCACCTGTTCAAGTCGCTCTCCTTCTTCACCCCGTACGAATGGTTCCTGACCTGGGTCAATGGCCCAGAGGGACGTCGCCTTGGGCTGGCGCCGATCCCCGAGGTGCCGGTCAGTCTGCGGATGCTACGGAGAACCCTCGCGGTGGAAATGGCGCACCGGCCCGGTGGTCTGCTGGCCGCCAAGATCCATCTCAAGCACATTTCCGTGGTCACCACCGAGGGCTATGCGGACCGCCCTGGTGGGGCCCAGTCGGTGCTGATGGCCGAGTTTGGCCAAGAGGAGCGAGAGCACAAGATGCGCGTCGCCCTGGACGCATTCCACGACTACCAGAACGGTATCCGGCCTGCGGGGCCTGGCGCCAGCGACCTCCTGGACTTCTTCGCGTTCGTCGACGAACAGCTGGATTCCCCAGGGGCGCCGAACATCAAGCGCAGCGACCAGGAGGTGACGAACCTGCTCGCCAAGCGGGCCAAAGCCCTGCACCTGGGGCCGGCGAACTACTGCTGGTTCCTCGATCCGTCCAAGGCGCTGTGCCTCAAGCTCGCAGGTACCCACGCCCGCGGGGCGACAGAGCCCTTGATCGGCATGTGCGATTCGGCGCGGTGCCCCCAGGCCACCCATCATGCCGGGCACCGCCCGGTGTGGGCGGCCAGCGCCGAAAGTAAGAAGGTCTTCATCGCAACCATCGGACGCGCACAGCGGACGGAGAAGGCCCGGCTGGGTACGGAACTCGCCCGCGATGAACGGGTACTGGCCGAGATCGACGCCCTCTCCGGAACGGGGGTATGA